The genomic region CCGCATGGAGAACGATGTATTCCCATGGCTTGGCAAGCGCCCTATCGCTGAAATCGACGCCCCGGAGATACTGGTTGTACTGAAGCGCGTAGACGGGCGTGGTGCCAGATTTACCGCCCATCGCATCCGCAGCGAGATTAGCCGGGTATTCCGCTACGGCATCAAAGAGGGGCACTGCAAGGCCGATCCAGCCCGAGATTTGGTAGATGCCATTCCGCCCGCCCAGACAACGCACTTTGCCTCGATCACCGAGCCCGAGAAAGTTGCCGAGATGCTTCGCGCGTTCGACGGCTTCACGGGTACTTTCCCGGTTCTCTGCGCGCTCAGACTAGCCCCGATGCTGTTCGTCCGCCCAGGCGAATTACGCAAGGCGCAGTGGTCACAATTCGAGCTCGACAAAGGCGAGTGGCGCTATTTCGTCAACAAAACGAAAACGGATCACCTTGTTCCGCTGGCCACACAGGCGGTTGCGATTTTGCGCGAGCTTCACGCCCTGACTGGCGATGGCGTCTACGTGTTCCCCGGTGCCCGCGACCGAAATCGCCCGATGAGCGAGGCCGCTATCAATGCAGCCCTTCGTCGCCTCGGCTACGACACTCGCACCGAGATTACCGGTCACGGCTTCCGGGCGATGGCACGGACGATCCTGCATGAAGAGCTGGAGGAAAAGCCGGAAGTGATCGAGCACCAACTAGCACATACCGTCCCTGACAGCCTTGGGCGGGCGTACAACCGAACAAAATTCATCAAGGCCCGACGTTCGATGATGCAACAGTGGGCGGACTACCTCGACAAGCTCAAAGCAGGGGCGGAAATCATTCCGATCGCGGCGGCCGGATAGACCCGTGCCGCCACGCGTATGACCCCCTTGTCACGCCCCTCCCACCATTTTCCAGTACTTGGTCAGACGCTACCGACTCCCTGCATTTCGGTATGAATATGACCCCCCTTGGCGTCTCTGGGGTAGAGAAAAAGCGCGGGTGTGAGCCCCCGCGTCTCTGCCCTAGACGCAGGGTCCCCCGCATTTCCGGCCGCCCCGACACTTGCTGTAGGCGTAACAATGCCGGATCGGGGCGCATCGCAGATGCCCCCTTCAAAACACGTCGCTGATGCCCTTCTAATCCCGGAGAGCCACACCGTGT from Burkholderia glumae LMG 2196 = ATCC 33617 harbors:
- a CDS encoding tyrosine-type recombinase/integrase, translating into MPLTDTAIRNAKPADKPLRLFDGGGLYLEIAPSGGKWWRLKYRFGGKEKRYSLGVYPDVTLAIARKKRDEAREKLAAGIDPGEAKKAEKRAGLLAAAHSFEVVARGWMAERKTTVEPAQHDKTLARMENDVFPWLGKRPIAEIDAPEILVVLKRVDGRGARFTAHRIRSEISRVFRYGIKEGHCKADPARDLVDAIPPAQTTHFASITEPEKVAEMLRAFDGFTGTFPVLCALRLAPMLFVRPGELRKAQWSQFELDKGEWRYFVNKTKTDHLVPLATQAVAILRELHALTGDGVYVFPGARDRNRPMSEAAINAALRRLGYDTRTEITGHGFRAMARTILHEELEEKPEVIEHQLAHTVPDSLGRAYNRTKFIKARRSMMQQWADYLDKLKAGAEIIPIAAAG